The genomic DNA GATGCAGTGATTCTGTTTTATCAGTCAATATAAAGTCGatgttagcctgttccaggctccgagatagtggtgaaaagtcgttcagtaaaaagaaatttgCTCGTTTCAATACGTCCGCACTATACTATCTaggagcctggcacaggctaagtCGATGTAGAAATAGAGTTAGCCgtggcggatccaggagagGGGCCCGGGGGCCCGGCCCCCCCCCGTTAATTTGTAagccaaactgaggcccgaggggccgaaaaaaattttttgggagaccGGGGGCGCTTTCCCcgccatttaggaaaaaaaccccggaaatttcggtggaagcaaaagtggaatttccgattggtaaaaagttgttccatttggtcgtaaaccccggTACGTGGCGGTGCCCCACCctggacctggaactggtacaaactacgagaaacgtgaatggaacacgacattccgttcggaaattccaaccgggaaaacggaaccacctttttagattttccactttttctgggaattttccagtgggacgaaccgacgaaacgtgttccatttacggCCGaaccggaaattttgactaaatggaaagcgccccgggccaccccttatctaagggtctggatcaCTGGGCCCCCACCTtatatctcaaggtctggatccaggGCTGGTTAGAAAGCTCAAACACAGTAAGATCTTTATTAAAAGAGATCTGAAGAGGAAAGGTTCCTTACCTCCATTTTATAGCCAATTCCATACCAGGAGGGACGAAAAGATGGTCTGACGCGTAGGACAGAAAGGGAGATCTGGAGTTTCAAGAAAGTGAAATTGTATGATGCAGAGGCCGCTTTTTCCCGGTATTTGGCAGATGGATCTCTTTTACCTTCCCCTCCCTCTTTAGTTTTTTTCCGGCACCCCACATCCCATAACCCTGTGCGTGCATTCAAGCGTCTCCTACACGTGCAGTCACGATCAGTTTGAAAGGAAGACGAGTCGTTGACTTTTTGTCCTCAGTGAAGCTCAGTTGTGCCGAGAGGACCTAAAACCGATAGAATAAGATGGTAAGGGAATAATTTGGTTGTTTTTTAGCGTATCTTTCGAAAGTAAAGTCGAATACAGTCATACCATCACCGAGACTTCGTTTATGAACATGGACgaaaaaagcagcaaaaaaactGAGGGCGTACTAGAGACTATTGTGTTACTTATATGTTTCTTGTTGTCCTCGAAATCTTTCTGAATTGTTCCATCAATAGTGAGTTTAAGCCTGCACTGAGATTACTTGCGTTACGTGTTGTACCATCGAAGGTGTTATTGTAATCAAAGGTGGATGTTGAATCCAAACACTCCGATCACTTTGTGGATCAATTAAGACCTCAATTAAGCTTAATAAAATCCAGATTTTTAAGGTTTGTGATCCGTGTTGATCCCAAAAAGCAAAGTTAAAAAGCATTCTGTTGTAATGCTGTTGTTGCAGAGAATCCACTTTACAAAGAATCCGAGTAACATTATATTCTctcaaagaaatgtattaaGAATCCTATACTCATTGTTAAAAGCTAAAACTATTGTAGCATCTCTGTTGCCTAGGCTGTGACTGACCTACAAGTTCAAGTGGCTATGAAAGCAAGCCATGTGAATGGCGAAGGTCTTTGTGCGCACTTACTTCTGCTACTCCTACAAATGCTGCTCACACGTGACTTCTTAcaatatcccccaaatggagaccTGTACATCAAAACAAATTTACGCTCTTTTGACatgttttttatatattttaggCAAGTGACGATGTGAACCCAAAGGCCTTTCCGCTGGCAGATCCACAGTTAACAGTGACAATTCTTGACCTGATTCAACAAGCAACAAATTACAAGCAGCTTAGAAAAGGGGCTAATGAAGCTACTAAATGCCTGAACCGTGGCGTTGCAGAATTTATTGTTATGGCAGCAGATACAGAACCACTAGAAATTCTACTGCACCTTCCTCTACTGTGTGAAGACAAAGTGAGAGCAATATTTGTTAGTTTTATAATCCCGATGATAAAGGTGGAAATTTTCCAATGACACCTAAAAATTATTTACGTCTGTAAAGTAGAGGCAATGGATGGATGGTCGCACGTAAAAAGTGAACCTTGCTCAACTTTAACATTTACACATGAcatttcatacattgcctctattttctttacctttaaaaatttATGTGAGTTATATGCACATAAAAATTGTGACAGGAGAAATCCACCCTAATAGTGGTAAAAGCATGTTCTGTATACAAAATTCAGAAGATTTTGACTGTAAGGTAGTAAGTTTGACTTTGGTTCAGGTAAATTGCTGAGCCTACATTGGTTTCGTTGATTACGAGTGGTTACATTGACGAGGGTAGAGAGATATCACACACCGAGCCTACAACGCTCTTCTCTCACTAAAAACCAGACAAATGAAGGCTGAGTAGTGATAAAGCTGAAGTACTTTGATTAAGTTATTACCAGGAAcaattttcttctaacaatATCCTttcattgtcaagagataaagtaATGAGAATTCATAAAATGATCACGAAAGAGAAAGTGCTGtgatctttcatcaaattcttgcaactaattctgtaaggaaatgtatggagattagtttggagaatttgtatgtagatattgggTTTAGAGGGTTTAATTAGAACTAACTATCAGTGGTGGAGGTTGGATTGGAACCTGTGTGACTATAAGTCTTCCTGTAGTATATTAACTGTAGTGTATGTTAATGAACACAATCAAATagccttttttttccctttcttttagAATGTACCATATGTATTTGTTCGTTCCAAGCAGGCTCTTGGTCGAGCATGTGGTGTATCTCGCCCTGTTATTGCCACAGCTGTAACGATTAATGAAGGATCACAGCTAAAGCCACAGATTCAGTCACTTCAACAAGCAATTGAAAAGCTGCTCATATAACTCTCTGTACATTTTCCTGTCCTTTTTCTACAGTTTTTATCAATAAACACTTAACAACTTGACAGTTTGGTCACTTTCAGTAGTTTACTTAATCCGCTCTTTGCCTCTTCCAAAATGACAAGAAGACCTTATTCCCTGCAGCCTGTCtagtaattttttctttttttttcagagtcaGCTTGTTGTTGCTTCCCCATCTGTCACACTTGTGTCTCCTATCACAGGCGGCTTTTGCATGACTTCTCACGACTCCCCCAAATAGAGAGCTTGCTTACAGGCTACCTTCTCCTTTACTCTGTGGTGAGGAGTATTGCATGAGaaccctaaaaacggctgctTAAGGAGCTATTCATACCATTGAACTCATCATTTCCCTTCCATATATGAGAACTTTAATGTATGATATCCCAGAATGCTGTCTTTATAAATATTCCCAAAATATGTTTCCATTTTTCAGCATTCGATTTCACATCTCAAATAACCTTTTACCTGTAATAATATCTCATATCCTGAAAACTTTGTGTTCCTCAGTGTATGGTGGAACAACGGTAATGACTCACTTAACTTACTGTACATGTAATGTGTacataacatttttctttataatttatttgttgAAAGTATGCTCACTTATGTTTATAGAATTTTTTACAACAACAATGCATGGGTTCAGTTTACCTAGTTATTTACAAGTAAAGTGTTAAAAGCAAAgtatataatttattaaattacattttctttttataaccaCAAAATATCAATGCCTTCTAAAGTTCTTTATGCTTTTCATGTtctgaaaaatattattttcaaaatgtaCAGTGTTGTTCCTTTGAGGCTTTTAATAATTGACTTGGTGGCAAGACACTCAACCGAATACTTGTGTTACCCCTAGGGTTTACATGTACAACATCTCTTTAACTGTTTAAACCCCTGGAAGTTTGAGGAAAACACAATTTAATCGAGCAAAAATGCCATGACTGCTGTGTTCAAATTTCACCCCTGAGAATCGTCCTCAAGATAAGGACAGGTGGATATCACTTATGAAATCCAAATCCCGAATACATGGATTTCCCTTTTTTATACTGTGTTTTttaaaatccgaaaaaggatttgcaaaactgttgTCATGAACAGTAGTCTTTTTTCTGCTAAACATGCATGCACATGCAAAACTGCTGTTCCTGagaacagtttttcaaactctttttcagatttcccaaaaaaaaacggaaagaaGGGAAATCCAAGGACAGCATTCTCAGCGTTGAAAttcatttttggatattttcaCGTTTCAATGCAAATCTGAAATCAGGAtttcaaaattcaaatccaCATTTCCCAATCAAATGCACTCTATGGTTACTAAGAGTGACTCTCAGCTCCATGCATTTGAGATTCTGGTCTTATTGTAGTGACTCCAGCATTACCAGGAGCAAGGTGAGGGATAGCTACGCTAGCAGGCTCTGTGTCATaaccaagttttttcatgtcACGTGTCACCACACTGAATGTCACTTTCACACTTCCTTGTGACCTTACTCTGGTCACTTCCCTTCCTTCTCCTTGTGCAACAAGTTTGGGGTCCACAAACTCTGGTCTCCTACCAAAGAACCAACTATTAAGAAAATATTCTTGCATTTAgtattttaaattgaaaaaatatgtatatatttcATTCTAAAAAGGAGATATTATTTTTGGTACAGGGCAAGCTACAATAATTAAAATAGGCCATTAGTTTCCAAGTTCCAAAACCTcccactttcaaaatgaggctacgTGCACAATCTTTCTTGTGTAAATGAGTatcatttgcatgagaataaaaaaatcattttcatatcaatagcttggtagcctgttcacagaccctctattttctcttcaaagtccgtcgagtgcgcgtgataaaatataaaccgcaggggatttattgacagccagcgcaagggggtaggggtgggggaagaagaaaaatttatttttctttctcacaCTCCACGCTTGTTCTCGCACGCTCGTGAGCTCCCTGGTGTTAATTTCTCTTTCTCATGCTCCACGCTCGTTCTCACATGCTTGCTTCGCTCACGAGCTCaccgatgttttcgaaaagaatgaaaagaaaaataaatgacgtctgtgtacaggctaatAGCTTGGCGCAAAGCCtggctttgaaacagaggcttgaggcaactcggaaatggccgtAGATTATTAAGAAACCCAaatatatgtacatgtaatgGAAGACAAATGCATGTTAGGTAGATTAAAGGTGTATAGTAAacgggaaggggaggggggggggttgcaCCTCTTTCCCTAAGAAAGGCACAACAGGATAACAGCAGGATAGGATTAAAAATACAACGTAAACAGCCAACCACTGGTGAGCGGTGAACAGTGATTTACTTTACACCAGATCATCAACAAAACAATGATCTCTAAAGAGAATAGGGATGAATATTGAGGTTATTTTGACTGTTGTAATGAAGAAAACACAACCTTTTACCTTATGAATTTCTGAAACTTTGATGATGACTCAGGAACAAACATTGGAATTTCCCTTGTGTGGCTGAATAGCAAACAATAGAATTGATATAGTCACTAACTTGGATAATAAGGACACAatgaaagataataataattatcatttgaagcaaatttttctttcttttcactggccgagagcccaccacatGACCTGCAAATTACTGCccacaaataatggtctgctcatgcacAATGctgtccaactgtgtttggctgcaaataatattctgctcatgcgtaaaggaaaccttgcttttctccttcttgcgattgctcttgcgtgaaaatggcagatcgcttcgcttcccaaggatattcattaaaaaaacaaactcggtgatcgaatgataaaacaattattgaactcggttatcagaaattattatacatcagactcactatgaaaaatctgattggtcgagagcattcaatcaattcacaatagcttgtgaacttgacatgataaatgcaatatctgccgcagatattgcatttatcatgtcaagttcaacgtctgcctggttaccaggtcccttggagtgttctcctcagaaacagaatggctgaacgcTTCGCTTTTGTTCCTGAGGATGAATAATGTCGATTAATTGAGGAAAAAGATTCCAAATGTATACTTTATTCAAACAAAGGTTTTAttaatgtattttaaaatttttaaatgatcttggttTAAAGCTTATCAGTGTCAAATTCACCTTAgttttgtcttcttttgcctattgtttaaaaaatgtataataaaacaattattgaatttggttttcgcatgatatcatgaattatcaaaacctcgtgtctgtattatctgcctcagccttcggctgcagcagataacacagacctcggttttgataattcatgatatcatgctcaacctcatccaataattgtttaatatcctgatttgtcagtgtctcacagatcaattatttgcctcagcctttgGCTTTGGCAAATAAtatctgctcgccactgacaaatcatgatattttgctcaacctcattcaataattgctaattctTTGCCCCAGTAATAGAAAAATATGTGGAAAATAACCTTGTTATGGTGAACATATTTTGCCCTGTCCCATGGCCCTTTGCTTTATCGAGGTTCAAAATGTAGTATTCAAAGTAATTCCTGTAACCTTCTACATCATGTTATCTAGTCCTCAATCATATTACGATTTTTATTTTACCTATTTGTAAACTGTAACTTTTCCTTAGTTAGCCTTGATCTTAACTTCTTTTTTTGCACACACTGTCCTGCCTCAAATAGCCTTGCTAGCTGTGGGCAGTGTATATCATCTGCTTATTAATAAAGattcattgttgttgtttaattgtctgttgcaaaatataaaatataaaaataaataattgctGGTGAAGAAGTGATTGATATACCTTCCCGGTGAGATTGGAACATGAACAGCTCCATATCCTCGTACCACATCATGGCCATAGAAATCCAAGCCATAACAACTGATCACTAGTTGAGGCCCTGGATAAGAATTGAAAGAGCAGCACAATATCCTGTTAAAAATCACCGCTTGGTAATGTGAAATAACCTAAAGATACAACTTGAAATAGAGGTTGTTTACCATTCCCATGTTCAAACTGGTTGGTTTAcagtttgggcaaatggtaagcaaaattcaagaCTGCTAAATTTCATCCGGGAATCAGGTTTATTATTTGTACTAGTCAGTTCCATTTACTGAAAAACAGCAGCAAAAGGCagaaactggtatcaaaaaTAGGTTTGAAAAACTGAAACACAAAGGATTGCCTTTTCAGATGTTCTGTTGCTCCTGGAAATTTTCCCCGTAAAGTCATTTCAAAGTCATTTACTTCGCAACTGGATTTTcaggaaatgttttgaaaatagcAAACAACCAGAGAAAGATTAAATTAGAGAGtctgggtctagaatagggtatcattttccaggaaactgatcaattggttgaagattttagtctactCTAGGGAAACCAGGAATTaccactcaaaaatataaaaaaaaaccaaataggcaaatttaaatttatgcAATTAAGCCCaaaagctactctaggataggtaggatttatttactttattttccaAGGACTTGCTGTCGATCTATATGATGATTCTTAGTAAGACTTGGGGAGTTTCAGTCTTGTAttgggtagcaaaattcagctctggtataggctaagggttccaagatcccagcggcacatccccacccaaaaattcccaaagtaccccccccccccccgctgggGAGGTTAAATTGACTGGAAGTACTGCGCAGACACACTTGAATTGTCAATATACAAcatgaaaaaccaaaataaaagcCAGTGATAATATACAGAatatttttaatgcatttttgTACTCACATCCAAAAGGGCTTGTACTCTTGAAAGTAATATCCAGTGGAAAGTTGAAAACAAATACTTGTCGCCTGTCTACACTCTTTTTTGTAGTCTGGGAAAGTCCTTCTTCCCATCcctgtcaaaaaagcaatatcGTTCCTATCCGTAGATATTCATGTCAAATTTTGACAACATTTTTACATACAAAGACATTAGGTGCGTGTAGGACATTAAAGGTACTTTTCCGGCATAATTGTCATTATGATACCAAATTGACAAAAACGTATATAAAACTCCTGGATGCAAAGTCGCGAAATAAAGAACGACCTTTAAAAAGTACTTACAGACGTAACGACCCAATCTTGACCATAAACAAAACTGTACTTGCAGTATAAATCGTCAAACTCTGGGAACTAAGGTcgaatacaaaaagaaaatacagattTAATACATCTTATTGCAATTTGGCATACTTATAAGTTTTGTCTCACCTTTGCGGACTCTATCTGCCCAGATACCATGACGAGAAATACCGAACTATGAAGCCCGCctcccgccattttgaattttgcgcAGGTGGTCGTTGCTAGGCGCTAGTCAGCGGCAATACAAACAAAAATAGAATATCCGGGCTTTTATGAATTTTTACCAACGCTTGTTTTAGctaaggaaaggagaaaaatggcATAAAATTCGCGTCTTTTTGGCTCACTGAGTATTTTAACCATTGGAAATctttattttgaaattattctggCTAAAGGACCATAGTTATCATTGTTTTTGGTGGATTTGTCCCTGGAAAGAGGCAATAATTTTGCGTGGCAACAGTTGTGTGTGTTGCTAGTGACGTTGATGGCCCATATTGGTTTGCCTTAATTTCCCGTAATTCTTGGGAAATCTGTTAGCAAGGGAGCAGTGGAAAAAACTGCAAGGAGGCATACTGTATATTATTTGTCTTCGGAAATAATAGCTGATTTTATAAGCTTGGAACGAACTCAACGAGTGAAGTACATTGCTTACTCATAGATCATCCGATCACCAAGTTCATCATATTAAACAAGGTGGAGATTTCTCTTGTTGGCTCCTTTGCATTTACGTGTTGATGCGTCGTCTTTTCTACTTAGAAAACAGAACTCGTGGATGTTACATTTTCCATGAAAACGCATTTTCCTTCTTGACTTGGTGATTTGTATTCACTTATACGTCTTCAAAGATGGCAGTTTACTTTGACCATAGAATTCAATCTCCTGCTGTAGCTATTCAGACTGACATAGCTTGGCACAGTAGCTATCCTCTTTTAGCTGTGGCCTCAAAAAATGAGCCAGATGTGGGAGGTTCTGTGGACTTTTATCTTGATGAGGTAATTTCATAAATACAAGTTCCTTCTCATTACAAGGCTGGTTCTTACTGACAACAGAGCAAGAGTATATGATGTAGTTGTAACTGCTGATAATTTCTGCTCCCGACTCCATCGCTTATGTTCTGGTGAAAACTAGGTTGTGGTAGTTGCTAGCAGAAGTGAAAAAACAACACCAATCACAAAGTGTGGGAATGAGCATTGTGATTAGCTTGCATTCTGGTTTTCATAAGATCATAAGTGACAAAGTCATAAGTGGTGTTAGAGGAAGATGGAAATGTTTCTTTTGACTTTGATTTTGTTATGCTTATGACTCCAATTACATCTtctatttttgattttcactagatcataagttCTCCCTTGACTCTGTTTAAGATCGCAACTCAACTCTCTCAGTGAAAACCACTCTTTATCAGATTCAAATTGTACAACAGATGCACCATGCAAATAGTGGTAGTTGTTTGACACAAATTTAAGATCAATT from Porites lutea chromosome 6, jaPorLute2.1, whole genome shotgun sequence includes the following:
- the LOC140941045 gene encoding NHP2-like protein 1, yielding MASDDVNPKAFPLADPQLTVTILDLIQQATNYKQLRKGANEATKCLNRGVAEFIVMAADTEPLEILLHLPLLCEDKNVPYVFVRSKQALGRACGVSRPVIATAVTINEGSQLKPQIQSLQQAIEKLLI
- the LOC140940551 gene encoding B9 domain-containing protein 1-like, with product MAGGGLHSSVFLVMVSGQIESAKFPEFDDLYCKYSFVYGQDWVVTSGWEEGLSQTTKKSVDRRQVFVFNFPLDITFKSTSPFGWPQLVISCYGLDFYGHDVVRGYGAVHVPISPGSHTREIPMFVPESSSKFQKFISWFFGRRPEFVDPKLVAQGEGREVTRVRSQGSVKVTFSVVTRDMKKLGYDTEPASVAIPHLAPGNAGVTTIRPESQMHGAESHS